A genomic segment from Blastopirellula marina encodes:
- a CDS encoding right-handed parallel beta-helix repeat-containing protein: MKLHRFAPLWLLLFLVVPATAADWYIAPGGSDEAAGTQTAPFATLARARDAIRNHAQDEAHTVWVADGTYLLASPFELTPEDSGTQERPILYRAMEGATPIFSGGSVVSGWKQEGKFWLATLPTELRTPLPEQLIAGEQPTTLAREPDEGLYTLTSVTEDAPAKGPTKQTLHLTGQDYAATLANIMPEELPQVQLLAFHKWDNTRRHLDQLQSEQHAMVTFGRKMKGWNPLDEKTQIRLENFAAALDTPGEWHAGTDGVIRYFPRAGEDPSQMQMIVPRLEKLLIVRGKPDADQLVQHVELRGLRFLHARWTTPKGGFEPSQAASPIEAAVLLDGARHVTIADCEIGHVGIYGIWFRQGCQHCTLTRTWVHDCGAGGVRIGETSMRRDPKQQTDHITIDNNILNRGGRIFPCAVGLWIGHSPDNRVTHNEIADYFYTGISVGWRWGYDESFAKRNTIAKNHVHHLGYGVLSDMGGIYTLGPSEGTVVRGNIFHDIHAYSYGGWGMYTDEGSSGILFEDNLVYRTKTGGFHQHYGQDNIVRNNILAFAQLYQLQATRVEPHRSFVLERNIVYYDQGELLHGQWSKIKHDSSNNCYFDASGRPVTFEGKSLKEWQSLGHETGSIIADPNFADAEKFNFTLAADSPATKLGFRAFRTDDVGVYGQKQWIDKANSFQYLPVRPE, translated from the coding sequence ATGAAGCTGCATCGCTTTGCGCCGCTCTGGCTGCTCCTGTTTCTTGTTGTGCCTGCCACAGCCGCCGATTGGTATATCGCCCCTGGCGGCAGCGATGAAGCTGCCGGCACCCAGACCGCTCCATTCGCGACACTTGCCAGGGCTCGCGATGCCATTCGCAATCATGCTCAGGATGAAGCCCACACCGTTTGGGTTGCCGATGGGACGTATCTCCTGGCATCTCCCTTTGAGCTGACGCCGGAAGATAGCGGCACGCAAGAGCGCCCCATCCTCTACCGAGCGATGGAAGGGGCCACCCCGATCTTCTCCGGAGGAAGCGTCGTTTCTGGCTGGAAGCAGGAGGGCAAGTTCTGGCTGGCCACTCTCCCCACCGAGCTTCGCACACCTCTTCCCGAACAACTGATCGCCGGCGAGCAGCCAACCACGCTGGCCCGCGAACCAGACGAGGGGCTGTACACCCTGACCAGCGTAACGGAAGACGCTCCTGCGAAAGGACCCACCAAGCAAACGCTTCATCTAACGGGCCAAGATTACGCGGCCACACTTGCCAATATCATGCCCGAAGAACTGCCTCAGGTTCAGCTGTTGGCCTTTCACAAATGGGACAACACGCGGCGGCATCTCGATCAGCTTCAGTCAGAGCAGCACGCGATGGTGACCTTCGGGCGAAAGATGAAGGGGTGGAATCCCCTCGACGAGAAAACCCAGATCCGCCTCGAAAACTTCGCCGCGGCCCTCGATACACCTGGCGAGTGGCATGCGGGCACCGACGGTGTCATTCGCTACTTCCCACGAGCAGGAGAAGATCCATCGCAAATGCAGATGATTGTGCCGCGGCTTGAGAAGCTGCTGATCGTGCGCGGTAAACCTGACGCGGATCAGTTAGTTCAGCACGTTGAACTGCGCGGTCTGCGTTTCTTGCACGCACGCTGGACGACGCCTAAAGGTGGCTTCGAGCCCAGCCAGGCCGCTTCTCCCATTGAGGCCGCCGTTTTGCTCGATGGTGCCCGGCATGTCACCATCGCCGACTGCGAGATCGGCCACGTCGGCATCTACGGCATCTGGTTTCGCCAGGGATGCCAGCACTGCACGCTCACGCGAACCTGGGTTCACGATTGTGGTGCCGGCGGCGTACGAATCGGCGAAACTAGCATGCGCCGCGATCCAAAACAACAGACCGATCACATCACCATCGATAACAATATCCTCAATCGCGGCGGACGAATTTTCCCGTGTGCCGTCGGTCTGTGGATTGGCCATAGTCCTGATAATCGCGTTACCCATAACGAGATCGCCGACTACTTCTACACCGGCATCTCGGTCGGCTGGCGGTGGGGCTACGACGAAAGCTTCGCAAAGCGAAACACCATTGCCAAGAACCATGTCCATCATCTGGGCTACGGCGTGCTGAGCGATATGGGAGGCATCTACACGCTTGGTCCTTCGGAAGGTACGGTCGTCCGTGGCAACATCTTCCACGACATTCATGCCTACAGCTATGGCGGCTGGGGGATGTACACCGACGAAGGGAGCAGCGGAATCCTCTTCGAGGACAACCTCGTCTACCGTACCAAGACCGGCGGGTTTCATCAGCACTACGGCCAAGACAACATCGTTCGCAACAACATCCTGGCATTCGCTCAGCTCTATCAATTGCAAGCAACACGCGTCGAACCACATCGGTCGTTCGTCCTTGAGCGGAACATCGTCTATTACGATCAAGGGGAACTACTGCACGGCCAGTGGAGCAAGATCAAGCACGACAGTTCCAACAACTGTTACTTCGATGCCTCTGGCAGGCCGGTCACCTTTGAAGGCAAATCGCTCAAAGAGTGGCAATCGCTGGGGCACGAAACCGGGTCGATCATTGCGGACCCCAATTTTGCCGATGCCGAGAAGTTCAACTTCACCCTTGCGGCAGACTCACCTGCGACCAAGCTTGGTTTTCGCGCATTCAGAACAGACGACGTCGGCGTCTATGGCCAGAAGCAGTGGATCGACAAAGCAAACAGCTTTCAGTATCTGCCTGTTCGACCGGAATAG
- a CDS encoding serine/threonine-protein kinase, translating to MDQKKMGPYRLEATIGSGGMGTVYRGIDERTGDKAAIKVLPSHLSHNEGLRERFQREIETLLQLKHPNIVRLFGFGEEDGELFYAMELVDGRSLAEVIVKTPIKSWRTVVRYALAIASGLRQAHDMGIVHRDIKPANVLITRDDKVKILDFGIARLFGATGVTMAGGIVGTADYMAPEQAFGEGVTPKADLYSLGALMYAMLARQPPFRGNSVTEILDKLRYNEPIPIDRLVEALPNDLSQLITQLLDKNPENRVPTARALCRRLEALLELPEETDFDLHLADHSTKAPSAPGDEYELKEAEEEAPTLDPQARKLAEAPTMQLSEEESGRDRKSPSHDGATEAPATIVTQRGKKDAPQTRFTTVAEQRQRTSEEESRREKSSAWINYLQIGGLLIALGVVVTVMFIAPQKPDADQVYRSIELSANDGNLAEVTEQMDDFLERFPEDPRSEYVAQLKEELNLRRQENRYRLAASMGRINQGMHPVEQIYLDAMKTNEYDPVAARDKLHALIMTYGPSDAQQGDVARCLVLAERRFKQLNTAIASQSKQQTISIRERLDYAQRISSDDPVQAERIYRGVIQLLQDKPWGSNMLDEAKLRLEQVTSR from the coding sequence ATGGACCAGAAAAAGATGGGCCCCTATCGCCTGGAAGCCACGATTGGCAGTGGTGGCATGGGGACAGTTTATCGTGGTATCGACGAACGAACCGGCGACAAGGCCGCGATCAAAGTCCTGCCCAGCCATCTTTCCCATAACGAAGGCTTGCGTGAACGGTTTCAACGCGAGATCGAAACGCTGTTACAGTTGAAACATCCCAACATCGTTCGCCTGTTTGGTTTTGGTGAAGAAGATGGCGAGTTGTTCTATGCGATGGAACTGGTCGATGGCCGTAGCCTGGCCGAGGTGATCGTCAAAACGCCCATCAAAAGCTGGCGAACCGTCGTCCGGTATGCCTTGGCCATCGCGTCTGGCCTGCGTCAGGCCCACGACATGGGGATCGTCCATCGCGACATCAAGCCGGCCAACGTGTTGATTACCCGCGACGACAAAGTGAAGATCCTCGACTTCGGGATCGCCCGTCTCTTCGGTGCCACTGGCGTTACGATGGCCGGCGGTATCGTCGGTACCGCCGACTACATGGCCCCCGAACAGGCCTTTGGCGAAGGGGTCACTCCCAAGGCCGATCTCTACAGCCTGGGAGCACTCATGTATGCGATGCTCGCGCGACAGCCACCTTTTCGCGGCAACTCGGTGACCGAGATCCTCGACAAGCTTCGCTACAACGAACCGATTCCGATCGATCGCCTGGTCGAGGCGCTGCCAAATGACTTGAGTCAATTGATCACGCAGCTACTGGACAAGAATCCGGAGAACCGAGTCCCGACGGCACGGGCCCTTTGCCGTCGACTGGAAGCCTTGCTGGAACTTCCCGAAGAGACCGACTTTGACTTGCACCTGGCCGACCATTCGACCAAAGCGCCATCCGCTCCCGGGGACGAGTACGAATTGAAAGAAGCCGAGGAGGAGGCTCCCACGCTCGATCCGCAAGCACGAAAGCTTGCCGAGGCCCCCACGATGCAGCTTTCTGAGGAAGAAAGCGGGCGAGACCGCAAGTCGCCGAGCCACGACGGAGCCACTGAGGCCCCCGCAACGATCGTGACGCAGCGAGGCAAAAAGGATGCCCCTCAAACCCGCTTCACCACCGTTGCCGAGCAGCGCCAGCGAACGTCCGAGGAAGAATCGCGTCGCGAAAAGAGCAGTGCGTGGATTAACTACCTTCAGATCGGCGGCCTGTTGATCGCACTGGGCGTGGTCGTGACCGTGATGTTCATTGCCCCGCAAAAACCCGACGCGGATCAGGTTTATCGCTCGATCGAATTGAGCGCAAACGACGGGAACCTGGCCGAAGTCACCGAACAGATGGACGACTTCCTGGAACGCTTTCCGGAAGATCCCCGCTCGGAATATGTCGCCCAACTCAAAGAAGAATTAAATCTTCGCCGACAAGAGAATCGTTATCGCCTGGCCGCCTCGATGGGGAGAATCAACCAGGGCATGCACCCGGTTGAACAGATCTACCTGGATGCGATGAAAACGAACGAGTACGACCCTGTCGCCGCGCGCGACAAATTGCATGCATTGATCATGACCTACGGCCCATCCGATGCCCAGCAAGGGGATGTTGCCCGCTGCCTGGTTCTGGCAGAACGACGTTTCAAGCAACTCAATACGGCCATTGCCAGCCAGAGCAAGCAGCAAACGATTTCCATTCGCGAGCGACTCGACTATGCCCAGCGAATTTCTTCGGACGATCCTGTCCAAGCCGAGCGCATTTATCGAGGTGTGATCCAACTGCTTCAAGACAAGCCGTGGGGCTCTAACATGCTCGACGAGGCCAAACTGCGACTCGAACAGGTAACCTCCCGATAG
- a CDS encoding FMN-binding protein — MAEEISPANVPTKKRRSFGLRLLLHGYRFALIAAIAMLIRFHSQRESQAALDPAEISLEDVQALLPAATLLVAAADREGAYIQDAAGKRIGWAVTTLPTASNIIGFSGPTNSLVIVDADNKIRGVQVLSSKDTPEHLAAVLKATWFLKQFAEKSPEDLGGKTKLDAVSGATLTSLAIIESVTKTLGSDPPNYRFPKEITLEEVAEIVPEAKQLISQRSPRGWFHVVDADGRSIATAWRTSPQTDQHVGYQGPSDVLVVMDMEGKLKAAALRESYDNDPYVRYVREDWSFPEYLAGYDLDQLAKLDMKAAEIEGVSGATMTSQSATQAIGIAAAAYQREMQATQKPPLANAPILFTWRDAVTLLVIVAALAVAFTNLRGKKWVQFGFGFIVIVYLGFFAGDILSMALFVGWASHPVPWQKCVGLVAVAIAAFAVPLFSKKQVYCNHLCPHGAAQMMILRFSKWNWKIPKKLRLVLSAVPAVLLAVCILIAFSVIDGNLAALEPFDAYVPTISGWASLSIAIGGLIFSAFVPMGFCRYACPTGAVISHVRWNASSDQWSVRDSIATLLLGLAVICFWL; from the coding sequence ATGGCGGAAGAAATCAGCCCAGCCAACGTACCAACCAAGAAACGCAGGTCCTTCGGCCTGCGTTTGCTTCTGCATGGATACCGGTTCGCGCTGATCGCAGCGATTGCGATGCTGATCCGCTTTCATAGCCAACGCGAAAGCCAGGCCGCGCTCGACCCGGCCGAGATCTCGCTGGAAGACGTTCAGGCACTGCTCCCCGCTGCCACCTTACTGGTAGCGGCGGCCGATCGCGAAGGGGCCTACATTCAAGATGCCGCTGGCAAACGCATCGGCTGGGCCGTGACCACGCTGCCCACCGCCAGTAATATCATCGGCTTCTCAGGCCCCACCAATTCGCTGGTCATCGTCGATGCCGACAACAAAATCCGCGGAGTCCAAGTCCTTTCCAGCAAAGATACGCCGGAACACCTGGCCGCCGTGCTGAAAGCAACCTGGTTTCTGAAACAGTTTGCCGAAAAATCACCGGAAGATCTGGGAGGCAAGACGAAACTCGATGCCGTCTCGGGAGCCACGCTAACGAGCCTGGCCATTATTGAGTCGGTAACAAAGACACTCGGCAGCGACCCACCCAACTATCGTTTTCCGAAGGAGATCACACTCGAAGAAGTCGCCGAGATCGTGCCAGAGGCGAAACAGTTGATCTCCCAACGTTCGCCACGTGGCTGGTTCCATGTCGTGGATGCCGACGGTAGGTCAATCGCTACCGCCTGGCGAACCAGTCCTCAGACCGATCAGCACGTTGGCTATCAAGGGCCGTCCGACGTGTTGGTGGTGATGGACATGGAAGGCAAGCTGAAAGCGGCCGCGCTGCGGGAAAGTTACGACAACGACCCCTACGTGCGATACGTTCGCGAAGACTGGTCCTTTCCCGAATACCTGGCCGGTTACGATCTCGATCAGCTCGCCAAGCTCGACATGAAAGCAGCCGAAATTGAAGGGGTTTCAGGGGCCACCATGACCAGCCAGTCGGCAACCCAGGCCATTGGGATCGCCGCGGCGGCCTATCAGCGAGAGATGCAGGCCACCCAAAAGCCTCCACTGGCAAACGCGCCGATCCTTTTCACCTGGCGAGATGCCGTGACGCTGCTGGTCATTGTCGCGGCCCTGGCCGTCGCATTTACCAATCTGCGCGGCAAGAAGTGGGTGCAGTTCGGTTTTGGATTCATCGTGATAGTTTATCTTGGCTTCTTCGCCGGGGACATTCTTTCGATGGCTCTCTTTGTCGGCTGGGCCAGTCATCCGGTTCCCTGGCAGAAGTGCGTTGGCCTGGTCGCCGTGGCGATCGCGGCTTTCGCGGTTCCCTTGTTCAGTAAGAAGCAGGTCTACTGCAATCACCTGTGCCCGCATGGAGCCGCCCAGATGATGATTCTGCGTTTCTCGAAATGGAACTGGAAGATTCCCAAAAAGCTACGTCTGGTCCTATCCGCGGTGCCGGCGGTGCTGTTGGCGGTTTGCATTCTCATCGCTTTCTCGGTCATCGATGGTAACCTGGCCGCATTAGAACCCTTTGATGCGTACGTCCCCACGATTTCGGGTTGGGCTTCATTATCGATCGCCATCGGAGGGCTTATTTTCTCGGCCTTCGTGCCGATGGGCTTCTGCCGGTATGCCTGCCCGACCGGAGCGGTAATTTCTCACGTCCGCTGGAATGCCTCGAGCGACCAGTGGAGCGTTCGCGACAGTATCGCTACACTCCTCCTGGGCTTGGCCGTGATTTGTTTCTGGCTATAG
- a CDS encoding FAD-dependent oxidoreductase yields the protein MKSIFSAALTALLCCWSSSLMAADLLVEAESFADHGGWQLDTQFINEMGSPYLLAHGLGKPVAEAKTEVTFPETGSYHVFVRTKDWVAQWNAKGAPGKFQVAIDGKPLDKTFGTESAEWFWQDGGVVNIDKKDVTLSIKDLTGFDGRCDAIFFTTNANAAPPSSGSQLAKWRKDQLGITEDIKTEGPYDLVVIGGGYSGMGAAISAARMGCKVALIQDRPVLGGNGSSEVRVWAMGNIRRGKYPRIGEIVEEFADKAKKSPGTYEEFGDEKKEEIVRAESNIDLFLNHHANDLEMKDGKIASITAFDTRTSQVRKFEGALFCDGTGHGTIGALAGALYDQTDKGRMGMSNMWRWDETDQETTFPETPWALDLTMKDFPYPRDHHGQWFWESGFDKDPIQGAEAIRDWNLRAVYGAFNAMKNRDGASKHKNAELTWLAYVGGPRESRRLIGDVILTEEDIVAKRDFKDGCVPSTWSIDLHYPKKEFADKFPDNPFISIAVHDQRVDRSYGYPVPYRCFYSKNVPNLFMAGRCISVTHEALGTVRVMKTCGMMGEVVGKAASLCKIYDCSPRQVYEEHWDEMDTLLNLPGQARRETVDAEIEMPANLLPTSPYGPPSGINPTKLAGIVIDDRDAEKTGKWTEGTGLKGYVNHGYLYAGEKGAKIRFPIKVEKAGNYEIRYAYLPHENRTAKANVVVAIDTSRETTVINMKEEPPIDGGFYSLGIFTIKPGEESYVEVESRGDGNIHADAIQLIPVAGK from the coding sequence ATGAAAAGCATTTTCTCGGCCGCACTGACGGCCCTGCTCTGTTGCTGGTCTTCCTCGTTGATGGCTGCCGATCTGCTGGTCGAAGCGGAAAGCTTTGCCGACCATGGCGGCTGGCAGTTGGATACCCAGTTCATCAACGAGATGGGCTCTCCCTACTTGCTGGCCCATGGCCTTGGCAAGCCGGTCGCGGAAGCTAAGACGGAAGTCACCTTTCCGGAAACCGGCAGTTACCATGTCTTCGTTCGCACGAAAGATTGGGTAGCTCAATGGAATGCCAAGGGCGCACCTGGCAAGTTTCAAGTGGCGATCGATGGTAAGCCGCTCGACAAAACCTTCGGCACCGAGAGCGCCGAGTGGTTCTGGCAAGATGGCGGCGTTGTCAACATCGACAAGAAAGACGTCACGCTGAGCATCAAGGACCTGACCGGCTTTGATGGTCGCTGCGACGCGATCTTCTTCACCACCAACGCCAATGCCGCTCCACCTTCCAGTGGCAGCCAACTGGCCAAGTGGCGTAAAGATCAGCTCGGCATTACCGAAGACATTAAGACCGAAGGCCCTTACGACCTGGTCGTGATCGGGGGTGGCTATTCCGGCATGGGTGCCGCGATCAGTGCGGCCCGCATGGGATGCAAAGTAGCATTGATTCAAGACCGCCCGGTGCTTGGCGGTAACGGAAGTAGCGAAGTCCGCGTCTGGGCGATGGGTAACATTCGTCGTGGTAAATACCCACGCATCGGTGAGATCGTCGAAGAGTTCGCCGACAAAGCGAAGAAGTCCCCTGGTACCTACGAGGAATTCGGCGACGAAAAGAAAGAAGAAATCGTTCGTGCCGAGTCGAACATCGATCTTTTCCTAAATCACCACGCTAACGACCTGGAAATGAAGGACGGCAAGATCGCCTCGATCACGGCGTTCGATACCCGCACCAGCCAGGTTCGCAAGTTTGAAGGCGCTCTGTTCTGCGATGGTACCGGTCATGGCACGATCGGTGCGTTGGCAGGTGCCCTGTACGACCAGACCGACAAAGGTCGCATGGGCATGAGCAACATGTGGCGTTGGGATGAAACCGACCAGGAAACGACCTTCCCCGAAACGCCGTGGGCGCTCGACCTGACGATGAAAGACTTCCCTTACCCACGCGACCATCACGGCCAGTGGTTCTGGGAAAGTGGTTTCGATAAAGACCCAATCCAAGGTGCCGAAGCGATCCGCGACTGGAACCTGCGAGCCGTTTACGGGGCGTTCAACGCGATGAAGAATCGTGACGGGGCTTCCAAGCACAAGAACGCTGAACTGACCTGGCTGGCCTATGTCGGTGGTCCTCGCGAGTCACGCCGCTTGATCGGCGACGTGATTCTGACCGAAGAAGACATTGTGGCCAAACGCGACTTCAAAGATGGCTGCGTGCCGAGCACCTGGTCGATCGACCTGCATTACCCCAAGAAGGAGTTCGCCGACAAGTTCCCCGACAACCCGTTCATTTCGATTGCCGTGCACGATCAGCGTGTCGATCGATCGTATGGCTACCCCGTTCCTTACCGCTGCTTCTACTCGAAGAATGTTCCGAACCTGTTCATGGCCGGACGCTGCATCAGCGTCACCCACGAAGCGTTGGGTACCGTTCGCGTGATGAAGACCTGCGGCATGATGGGTGAAGTTGTCGGCAAGGCCGCCTCACTCTGCAAGATCTACGACTGCTCGCCACGCCAGGTGTACGAAGAGCACTGGGACGAAATGGACACGCTGCTCAACCTGCCTGGTCAGGCTCGCCGAGAGACCGTTGATGCCGAGATTGAAATGCCAGCGAACCTTCTGCCGACTTCCCCTTACGGTCCCCCTTCGGGTATCAACCCCACCAAGCTGGCCGGTATCGTCATCGACGATCGCGACGCTGAGAAGACCGGCAAGTGGACTGAAGGAACCGGCCTGAAGGGATACGTAAATCACGGGTATCTCTACGCCGGTGAAAAGGGTGCCAAGATTCGTTTCCCCATCAAAGTCGAAAAGGCGGGTAACTACGAGATTCGCTACGCTTACCTGCCGCACGAAAATCGCACGGCCAAGGCCAACGTCGTCGTGGCAATCGATACCTCGCGGGAAACGACCGTGATCAACATGAAGGAAGAACCGCCAATCGACGGTGGCTTCTACTCGCTGGGCATCTTCACCATCAAACCAGGCGAAGAGTCGTACGTTGAAGTTGAATCCCGCGGCGATGGAAACATCCACGCTGATGCGATTCAGTTGATTCCCGTCGCTGGGAAGTAA
- a CDS encoding MarR family winged helix-turn-helix transcriptional regulator, producing MTPRGLKDELKKRDPFDSKEQEAILNILRTSDLFHNRLGRLLREYGLTGSQYNVLRILRGEGKPLPSLEIAGRLIQVVPAITGLIDRLEKQDLVSRVRCEKDRRVVYVAITDKALEILAQIDQPLMEMHKQLIGHLNQQELQQLIELLEKSREAVTREPE from the coding sequence ATGACCCCACGTGGACTAAAAGACGAACTCAAGAAACGCGATCCTTTCGATTCCAAGGAACAAGAAGCGATCCTCAACATTTTGAGGACTAGCGACCTGTTTCATAATCGTCTGGGGCGTTTATTGCGGGAGTATGGTCTGACAGGCTCGCAGTACAATGTCCTGCGAATTCTGCGTGGGGAAGGTAAACCGTTGCCTTCGTTGGAGATCGCAGGCCGACTGATTCAGGTCGTTCCTGCGATCACTGGTCTTATCGATCGATTAGAAAAGCAGGATCTGGTGAGCCGCGTCCGCTGTGAAAAAGATCGTCGCGTCGTGTACGTGGCCATCACGGATAAGGCTCTCGAGATTCTGGCCCAGATCGATCAGCCTCTGATGGAGATGCACAAGCAACTGATCGGCCATCTAAATCAGCAGGAACTTCAACAGCTGATCGAATTGTTGGAAAAGTCACGTGAAGCTGTAACCCGCGAGCCTGAGTAA
- a CDS encoding glucose 1-dehydrogenase, with product MSFQDKVVLITGGTSGIGEAAAVLFAGQGAKVVVAGRREQLGTAVVDRIKSAGGEAVFVKADVSSEEDVKSLVDQTVEKYGRIDIAFNNAGVEAVGMVTDFSVDDYRKVFDINVLGVFLSMKYEIQHMLQQGGGVIVNTSSIVGHVAMPGASIYIASKHAVEGITKTAALEYAQQGIRINAVAPGATATDMIDRFAGKEGAESRQALAAQHPMNRLATSEEIAAAVAYLASDGAAFTNGVSLPVDGGYLAK from the coding sequence ATGAGTTTTCAAGACAAGGTCGTACTGATTACTGGCGGAACCTCTGGCATTGGTGAGGCCGCGGCCGTTCTGTTTGCGGGGCAAGGAGCGAAGGTCGTCGTCGCTGGGCGTCGCGAGCAATTGGGTACCGCCGTTGTCGATCGAATCAAATCAGCAGGAGGGGAAGCGGTTTTCGTGAAGGCGGATGTCAGCAGCGAGGAAGACGTGAAAAGCCTGGTCGATCAGACCGTCGAGAAGTATGGCCGTATCGACATCGCGTTCAACAACGCCGGCGTCGAAGCCGTGGGCATGGTGACTGACTTCTCGGTCGACGACTACCGCAAGGTGTTCGACATCAACGTGCTGGGTGTGTTTCTCAGCATGAAGTACGAGATCCAGCACATGCTGCAGCAAGGTGGGGGCGTGATCGTCAACACGTCCAGCATTGTCGGGCACGTGGCCATGCCGGGGGCCAGCATTTACATCGCCTCGAAACATGCCGTCGAAGGGATTACTAAAACGGCTGCGTTGGAATATGCCCAGCAAGGGATTCGTATTAACGCCGTGGCACCTGGGGCGACAGCGACCGACATGATCGATCGCTTTGCCGGAAAAGAAGGGGCTGAAAGCCGCCAGGCCTTGGCCGCACAACATCCTATGAATCGATTGGCAACGTCCGAAGAGATTGCCGCGGCGGTGGCGTATCTCGCTTCGGATGGGGCTGCATTTACCAACGGCGTGAGCCTTCCGGTCGATGGCGGTTACCTCGCCAAGTAA
- a CDS encoding pirin family protein — translation MIKVRKAAERGYAHHGWLEAYHTFSFAGYVDRDHVHFRSLRVMNEDRVAPGQGFGTHPHNDMEIVTYVLEGALEHKDSMGNGEVLRPGEFQRMTAGTGITHSEFNPSADEPVHLYQIWLFPDRKGHTPSYEQKRFPDDQLSNRLRVVASPDAEDSSLLIHQDAKIFLSKLEAGAAVEHPLAESRYAWLQVLRGSVTLNGQPLATSDGAAVSDERILKIEADEDAEIMLFDLA, via the coding sequence ATGATCAAAGTCCGAAAGGCAGCCGAGCGCGGTTACGCCCATCATGGTTGGCTCGAAGCGTATCACACGTTTTCGTTCGCAGGATACGTCGACCGCGATCACGTGCACTTTCGTTCGCTTCGCGTGATGAATGAAGACCGCGTGGCCCCCGGGCAAGGCTTCGGGACCCACCCGCATAACGACATGGAAATTGTCACGTACGTGCTGGAAGGTGCCTTGGAGCACAAGGACTCGATGGGCAACGGCGAGGTGCTGCGGCCAGGCGAATTCCAACGCATGACCGCCGGCACCGGCATCACGCATAGCGAATTCAACCCGTCGGCGGACGAGCCGGTTCACCTGTATCAGATCTGGCTATTCCCCGACCGAAAAGGGCATACGCCCAGTTACGAACAGAAGCGATTTCCCGACGATCAGTTGAGTAATCGGCTGCGGGTCGTCGCTTCACCGGATGCGGAAGATAGTTCGCTGCTGATTCATCAGGACGCGAAGATCTTCCTTAGCAAGCTTGAGGCCGGCGCGGCTGTCGAGCATCCTTTGGCCGAGTCGCGATATGCCTGGCTACAGGTACTGCGTGGCTCGGTGACGCTGAACGGTCAGCCACTTGCCACCAGCGATGGTGCGGCCGTCAGTGACGAGCGGATCTTGAAAATCGAAGCCGATGAAGACGCCGAGATCATGTTGTTCGATCTCGCCTGA
- a CDS encoding DoxX family protein, which yields MNPIVQGLLTVVGRLFIVTIFLMSALGNKIPQFSGVAQYMASEGVPAPQVMLAGAIVFLIVGGLSILLGFYARVGAVLLFTFLVLATYFFHDFWTMEGEAVQGQMIHFMKNLSMMGTMLFIMAVGSGPWSLDKLLAKEQAAA from the coding sequence ATGAATCCAATAGTACAAGGTCTTCTTACCGTGGTTGGACGGTTGTTTATCGTCACCATCTTTCTGATGAGTGCGCTGGGCAACAAGATCCCGCAGTTTAGTGGGGTGGCTCAGTACATGGCCTCGGAAGGGGTTCCGGCTCCCCAGGTGATGTTGGCCGGAGCGATCGTGTTTTTGATTGTCGGTGGGCTATCGATCCTGCTGGGTTTTTATGCCCGCGTGGGGGCCGTTTTGCTGTTTACGTTTTTGGTCCTGGCGACCTACTTCTTCCATGATTTCTGGACCATGGAAGGGGAAGCCGTGCAGGGGCAGATGATTCACTTCATGAAGAACTTGTCGATGATGGGAACTATGTTGTTCATCATGGCCGTCGGTTCGGGGCCGTGGAGTTTGGATAAGTTACTGGCCAAAGAGCAAGCTGCCGCCTAG